A genomic stretch from Candidatus Thiothrix anitrata includes:
- the aceE gene encoding pyruvate dehydrogenase (acetyl-transferring), homodimeric type, with protein MNKSLQDVDSQETHEWIESLEAVIETEGVERAHFLLQELIATARQNGANLPYSANTAYINTIPPHKESYTPGKPAIEARLRSYIRWNAAAMVVRANRESPELGGHIATFASAATLYDVGMNHFWHAPSPQHGGDLLYIQGHASPGMYARSFLEGRFTEEDLDGFRQEVDGGGLSSYPHPWLMPDYWQFPTVSMGLGPIKSIYQARFMKYLQDRKLAETANRKVWAFVGDGETDEPETLGAISLGGREKLDNLVWVVNCNLQRLDGPVRGNGKIVQELEAVFRGAGWNVIKVLWGSYWDPLLAKDKDGLLKERMMEAVDGEYQNYKSKDGAYVREHFFGKYPELKEMVATMSDADIWRLNRGGHDPHKVYAAYHAAVNHTGQPTVILAHTVKGYGMGSAGEGQNRTHSQKKLSGDEMIAYKNRFNIPLSDADAAEAKYYRPDPNGEEMQYMLERRKALGGFLPQRQTHATPLKVPDLSIFQPLLESTGEREMSTTMVFVRLLTLLARDKNMGKNVVPIVPDEARTFGMEGMFRQMGIYSSVGQLYEPQDKDQVMFYKEDKTGQILEEGINEAGAFSSWIAAATAYSTHGVNMVPFYIYYSMFGFQRIGDLAWAAGDSRARGFLIGGTAGRTTLAGEGLQHQDGHGLIQAALIPNCISYDPTFSYELAVIVQNGLKRMYQDQEDVYYYITSMNENYTHPAMPAGCEEGIVKGMYLFSGGGKKRKKVQLMGSGTILREVIAAAELLDKEWGVDANVWSVTSFNEIAREARDIDRWNMLHPLEDAKVPYVTQLMKGQRGPAIAATDYIRQYPDQIRAWLPMPFTVLGTDGFGRSDTRAQLRKHFEVNRHYIVIAALKALVDEKSLPAADLVKAMEKYGINPEKPNPRLA; from the coding sequence ATGAATAAATCATTACAAGATGTTGATTCTCAAGAAACTCATGAGTGGATTGAGTCACTTGAAGCCGTCATCGAAACCGAAGGTGTGGAACGTGCACACTTTCTCTTACAAGAACTGATCGCCACCGCCCGTCAAAACGGTGCAAACCTGCCTTACTCCGCGAATACCGCCTACATCAATACTATACCCCCGCATAAAGAAAGTTATACCCCCGGTAAACCAGCGATTGAAGCACGTTTGCGCTCGTATATTCGCTGGAATGCGGCGGCAATGGTGGTACGTGCCAACCGCGAAAGCCCAGAACTGGGTGGGCATATTGCCACCTTCGCGTCTGCTGCGACCTTATACGATGTAGGCATGAACCATTTCTGGCACGCGCCTTCCCCGCAACACGGCGGTGATTTGCTGTACATTCAAGGTCATGCATCGCCCGGTATGTATGCGCGTTCTTTCCTCGAAGGGCGTTTTACCGAAGAAGACCTCGATGGTTTCCGTCAGGAAGTCGATGGTGGCGGTTTGTCGTCTTACCCGCATCCGTGGTTGATGCCGGATTATTGGCAGTTCCCCACGGTTTCAATGGGCTTGGGACCGATCAAGTCGATTTACCAAGCACGTTTCATGAAATACCTGCAAGACCGCAAACTGGCAGAAACCGCTAACCGTAAGGTGTGGGCATTCGTCGGCGATGGCGAAACCGACGAACCAGAAACACTCGGCGCGATTTCCCTCGGTGGACGCGAAAAACTCGATAACCTCGTGTGGGTGGTCAACTGTAACTTACAACGCTTGGACGGTCCAGTACGCGGCAACGGCAAAATCGTACAGGAACTCGAAGCAGTGTTCCGTGGCGCAGGCTGGAACGTCATCAAAGTGCTGTGGGGTTCGTATTGGGATCCATTGCTTGCCAAAGACAAAGACGGTTTGCTGAAAGAACGCATGATGGAAGCTGTCGATGGTGAGTATCAGAATTACAAATCTAAAGATGGCGCGTATGTGCGTGAACATTTCTTCGGCAAATACCCCGAATTAAAAGAAATGGTTGCCACCATGAGCGACGCTGATATTTGGCGTTTAAACCGTGGCGGTCATGACCCGCACAAGGTTTACGCGGCGTATCATGCGGCGGTGAATCACACTGGGCAGCCGACGGTCATTTTGGCGCATACCGTGAAAGGTTACGGCATGGGTTCAGCGGGTGAAGGGCAAAATCGCACGCACTCGCAGAAAAAGCTTTCCGGCGATGAGATGATTGCCTACAAAAATCGCTTCAATATCCCCCTGAGCGATGCAGATGCGGCAGAAGCGAAATACTACCGCCCTGATCCGAACGGCGAAGAAATGCAGTACATGTTGGAACGCCGCAAAGCCTTGGGTGGTTTCCTGCCACAACGCCAGACACACGCCACCCCGCTGAAAGTGCCGGATCTTTCGATTTTCCAACCGCTGCTGGAAAGCACCGGCGAGCGCGAAATGTCTACCACAATGGTGTTCGTGCGTTTGCTGACCTTGTTAGCGCGTGACAAAAACATGGGCAAAAACGTCGTGCCTATCGTGCCAGATGAGGCGCGTACTTTCGGGATGGAGGGCATGTTCCGCCAAATGGGAATTTACTCCTCGGTTGGGCAATTGTACGAGCCACAGGATAAAGATCAGGTCATGTTCTACAAAGAGGACAAGACCGGGCAGATTCTGGAAGAAGGCATCAACGAAGCGGGCGCATTTTCGTCATGGATTGCAGCAGCAACGGCGTACAGCACCCACGGCGTGAACATGGTGCCGTTCTACATTTACTATTCGATGTTCGGTTTCCAACGCATCGGTGACTTGGCGTGGGCAGCGGGTGATTCACGGGCGCGTGGCTTCCTGATCGGCGGGACGGCTGGGCGCACCACGTTGGCGGGCGAAGGCTTGCAACATCAGGATGGGCATGGCTTGATTCAGGCGGCTTTGATTCCAAACTGCATTTCTTACGATCCGACTTTCTCGTATGAGTTGGCAGTCATCGTGCAAAATGGCCTGAAACGCATGTATCAGGATCAGGAAGATGTGTATTACTACATTACCTCGATGAATGAAAATTACACGCATCCAGCGATGCCTGCCGGTTGTGAGGAAGGCATTGTCAAAGGCATGTACCTATTCAGCGGCGGCGGTAAAAAGCGCAAAAAAGTGCAACTGATGGGTTCAGGCACGATCTTGCGGGAAGTGATTGCAGCCGCAGAATTGCTCGATAAGGAATGGGGCGTGGATGCAAACGTGTGGAGCGTGACCAGCTTCAATGAAATCGCTCGCGAAGCCCGCGACATTGACCGTTGGAATATGCTGCACCCGTTGGAAGATGCCAAAGTGCCTTACGTTACCCAGTTGATGAAAGGGCAACGTGGTCCCGCGATTGCGGCGACCGACTACATCCGCCAATACCCTGACCAAATCCGTGCATGGCTACCGATGCCGTTCACCGTGCTGGGCACAGACGGTTTTGGGCGTAGCGATACCCGTGCGCAATTGCGTAAACATTTCGAGGTGAACCGTCATTACATCGTGATTGCTGCACTGAAAGCGTTGGTGGATGAAAAATCCCTGCCCGCCGCTGATCTGGTGAAAGCGATGGAAAAATACGGCATCAACCCCGAAAAACCTAACCCACGTCTGGCATAA
- the aceF gene encoding dihydrolipoyllysine-residue acetyltransferase codes for MAIQEVLVPDIGSFKDVEIIEVLVNVGDTIAVEDSLITIESDKSSMEIPSPVAGVIKELKVKVGDRISEGSLVVMMEVADTSATLSDRPAVATPPPRSLSEVEGNTPEIAAPAPVIAEPKAAAPAPASPKLDFSKAYATPSVRKFARELGADLNKVTGSGRKGRITQDDVKAYIKDVMSMGGVPGRAAASGNTLGVAPMPDIDFSQWGAIETVPLSRINKLTGEFLHRNWVHIPHVTQFDQADITDLEAFRKQLNEENAKSGMKITPLVFIMKAVVAGLKAYPRFNSSLDAKGENLIRKSYYNVGVAVDTPDGLVVPVFRDVDKKSIMQLSEELKEISAKARDKKLKPADMQGGCFSISSLGGIGGTKFTPIVNAPEVAILGVSKSDIQPIWNGKEFAPRLMLPLSLSYDHRVIDGADGARFTTYLAKMLGDIRRLLV; via the coding sequence ATGGCAATCCAAGAAGTTTTAGTGCCAGACATTGGCAGCTTTAAAGATGTTGAAATCATTGAAGTATTGGTGAACGTTGGCGACACCATCGCGGTTGAAGACTCGTTGATCACGATTGAATCCGACAAATCGTCGATGGAAATTCCGTCGCCGGTCGCGGGCGTGATTAAAGAGTTGAAGGTGAAGGTGGGGGATCGGATTTCGGAAGGAAGTTTGGTGGTGATGATGGAGGTGGCTGACACTTCGGCTACGCTCAGTGACCGCCCTGCTGTCGCAACACCGCCGCCCCGTTCCCTGAGCGAAGTCGAAGGGAACACCCCAGAAATCGCTGCTCCAGCCCCCGTTATTGCTGAACCTAAAGCCGCAGCACCCGCACCTGCTTCCCCCAAACTCGACTTCAGCAAAGCCTACGCTACGCCATCCGTGCGCAAGTTTGCCCGCGAACTCGGTGCAGACCTCAACAAGGTCACAGGCTCAGGGCGTAAAGGGCGCATTACTCAGGATGACGTGAAAGCGTACATCAAGGATGTGATGAGCATGGGCGGCGTACCGGGTAGGGCTGCGGCTTCCGGTAATACGCTGGGCGTTGCGCCAATGCCGGATATTGATTTCAGCCAATGGGGTGCAATCGAAACCGTACCGTTGTCGCGTATCAATAAGCTGACTGGCGAGTTCTTGCACCGCAACTGGGTACACATTCCGCACGTCACCCAGTTTGACCAAGCCGACATCACCGATCTGGAGGCTTTCCGCAAGCAGTTGAATGAGGAAAATGCAAAGTCGGGAATGAAAATTACCCCGCTGGTGTTCATTATGAAAGCGGTGGTGGCTGGGTTGAAGGCTTACCCACGCTTCAATTCCTCGCTGGATGCGAAGGGTGAAAACCTGATCCGTAAAAGCTATTACAATGTCGGGGTGGCAGTGGATACGCCGGATGGACTGGTTGTGCCCGTGTTCCGTGATGTGGACAAAAAGTCGATCATGCAGCTTTCCGAAGAGCTGAAAGAAATATCGGCGAAGGCGCGTGATAAAAAGCTGAAACCGGCGGATATGCAGGGCGGGTGCTTCTCGATTTCCAGCCTCGGCGGGATTGGTGGCACGAAATTTACCCCGATTGTGAATGCGCCGGAAGTCGCCATTTTGGGGGTTTCCAAGTCCGACATTCAGCCCATTTGGAACGGTAAGGAATTTGCGCCGCGCTTGATGTTGCCGCTGTCGCTGTCGTATGACCATCGCGTGATTGATGGCGCAGATGGCGCACGTTTCACCACTTACCTCGCCAAAATGCTGGGTGATATTCGGAGGTTGCTGGTATGA